The nucleotide sequence GATGGATGCTGGCGCATGGCTTGCCTTCTCCTTTTATGGTAGCCCTGGACCCCAACCTATGGAATAGAGCTGCTTACATTTAAGGTAGTTCTTAGCTCAATTAGCTTAATTTAGAAGATctctcacagagatttgtctgctaGATGATCATGGGTCCTGTCAAGTCGACAGCATTAGCTGTTACACCCTCACATCCAACCCATTTGGCTACTTTTTTGAAACCAAGGGCagttctttcttactctgtggccttGTGGAGCGGTTCCCAGTTAGATACATTAGCCACCTGGTTTCCCACTAACGTACATGGACTGTTACCAAGGAAAGTCTGTACTCGGTGACATCCACGGTGCTGGGTTCCCCTCTGACTGCTCCCTGCCTCTTACCTCGTGACCTCCCTTCTCTCTTGCCTTAAGGAATGTTCCAGTCTGCTATCATGCTACTCAAAGACCAGCCTTGTTTGAACTCTTGTTCTGAGACAACCGGAGAGACATGGCTGTCAGAAATGAATATAGTTTCCAGGAattggtgactcacacctgtaattctagtacttgggcagctgaggaaggagggtcacaagtttgaagctatgttgggctacataacaaattcCAAGCCAATCTTAAGTAgagaatgagaccctatctcgagGAGAAGGGGGATTCTCTCCCCTTTCCAGATATCTAGTTTAACAAGGTCATTTACTGAGcatcacccccccacccccctcaccccccccacctACCCCTCCATGTTGGAAGTTTCTGTGTGCTCCTGTTGCTCTGCCAGGTTGATGGGAGAATGTCACTGGCTCAAGACTTGTCCCCATTCCACCCAGTCTGCATAAAAGCCTGCCCCTGTACCAACGGGGCTGTATCTACTTGCTCTTAAGGAGCTTTCACATCAGGTAGTGCCCACTCTGGTCCCCGGCGTTCCTAAACACTAACTTCTGCATCCCCTTCCTTCTGCGGAGACCCTTCTAGAAATCCCTATGCCAGTCCAGGACAATCACAACCACACTTAAGCTGCTGAGAAGGGTCCTTCCTAATGTGGCTGGAGGCCCCTAGGTCTCAACTTGAAGACTACTCTGTGTCTACTTTCACAGGCCTGTTTTCCACTGAAGACTTAAATAAACTCCAGCAGCACTTCGCCGTGTGACCTAGTctgttctctgttgctgtgatggaaggccattaccaaaagcaacttgggaaggaaaaggtgaAGTTCTGTTTACAGTTGTCCATCATGTAGGGAAGGCAAGAACCTAgaggaaggaactcaagcagaagccAATCCGGATGTCTGCCTCCCAGCTTGCTTCCTATGGATTGCCCAGTTTGCTGATACAACCCAGgacccacagtgggatgggctcTCCTACACCCaccagtcattaatcaagaaaatgtctccacataCTTGCCCACTGGCCAATccgatggaggcattttctcagttggtgtTTCTCTTCCAAGTTGACACATAGACAAAAAAAAgtccaaccaactaaacaaacaaaacccttatCAGGATATCATATTAATTCTCTTATATCTTCAccactccctcccccaacctgTTTCTTCAGGGTTCTCAACTTTTGTTTGCCCTAACAAAAGCAGTATGCCTAAACTTTACCCCAGGGGCATAGTAATGGCCTGGCTGTTGTTACTGCGTGGGTCAAAGGCAGGGTGTGAACTCATAGCCTTTGAGAGACAGAGGATTTAGAGGTCCAGTCCTGAAGATACTGTCCATCCCTGAAGGGTCCTTCCTGATTCCTGTCCTCCAAATAGACTTTGACTCCTATGACAGAGATGCCTCAGGAATAGTACAGAGATTTTCTAGAAGGTTCTCCAGgccttctctgcccagctacctAAGACCAGAAAGAAGATGAAATGCACCTAAGTACACCCTGCTCTGACAGTAGGTAAAATCCTTGACAGGAAGTCCTTGTTTGGTAGAGGTCACCTCCTATGGATGACTGCAGCTCACAAACATGGAGGATATATACCTGCTGTCATCTATCTGGTCTAACCTTCTAATGCCAGAAAAATCCATGGGTGGAAATTCACAGACGGATACACACGGGTCCGATGGAGGGCTAGATGGTGCCGAGTTTCTCCTTCAGGATGGTTACCTCCGGTTAGTCCAGCTTCCCTTTGATCCTGGGGGGATCACGTTGTGTTTGTGGAGGAGAAGCGGGCTTCCTCCCCCTCAACTCAGAGCACTCAGAGGCAGTGGAACAGAAAAGGGAGGGGCAAGGCTTAACTTCAGAGGCACTGGCCAGCCAAACTGTGGCCAGGCCTGCGACTGGCTCTTCTGGAAGTTGAAGAGAGAGCCATTGGGGCTGGCAGCTATGGAGCCTGGCTTCCCACATGCCCATCCAGAGACCACAGGAATCAAGCCAAGAGGCTAACCAAGGGAAACAAATTTATTTAGAAGGGTCCGGCAGGGTACGGGAAATTCATGCCCCACAAGGCATGCTCCAGGTCCATCTGTAGCTTACTTACTGCAGGCTGAGGGCTGTGAGCCCGGTAGCAATAAGGACCAtgaagccaggcaggaacagCTCAGTGTATCTGTGTCTCCTCTCACTGGCTTTCCCAGGCTGCTCCTTGTAATATAAGAGGTGTGGCCCATACTGATTACACAAGTCCCACTTACAGCACCTTGAATATAAGAAGGGCAAGGGTTTTTGGACCACAAAGTTCTTAGGCTGGGGCGGTGCAGGATTAGAACTTCCCTCAGGGGAAGAAGGGAAATATGGAGTGACTGGACAGTTTCTGGTGCACTGTTTTGATGAAATGTAGAAACGTTCAAATAGTCCtagtaggaaagaaagaaaaagatattatGAGTTTGAAGTCCTGATACCAGAGCCTCTCTAAATTATGTGTACCCCTTGAGACCTTGTCAGAGACCTTTACTCAATGAGAGCATCCATCAGAGGGCAGAAACCACTATACAAGAGGAAAAAAGGCCAGGCTGCTTCAAGGTGGACTGTGTGGTCCTCCACATGCTATGCGGTTTTGTGCCTTTATTTGGAAACACAGGATCCTTGATCCTcaacttttaaaacacaaaattgacTCAAGTGACTGAAACAGACAGAAGCATATTGGAAGGACCTCTGACCATCCTGGCTTAGACTCAGCTGAGAGGCTTGTCTTCCAACCGCATCTTTCATTGCACAAGataatttttttcccccagaagtcaagtcaaagagagagaagagggagtctatgagcaaggggcatcaagatcatgagaGGGAAATCGACAGAGATAACCAAGCccagctagtgggaactcatgaaatttagaccagcagctgtggagcctctaCAGGATTAGGCCCTCCGcataattgagacagttgtgtagcttgatcttcttaagGGGCCCTCCGGCAGCagcatcaggatccatccctggtgcatgagctggctgtttggagctcactacctatggtgggacaccccacatagccttgaggcagggggagaggcttggacctgcctctactgaatgtaccaggctctgctgacttcccatgggaggccttatcttgtTGTAGGAGGGAATTGGGGATGGATTGttgaggtgggggttgggggagaaggttgaaggagcaggaggagggaagatctgtgactggtatgtaaaattaataaaaaaattccttaataaaaatagtgttttttatttatttatatttatatatttattttatattaaggaATAAAGCTCTTATTAGCTGAGCCAAGTCCTGTCTAGTGCTTTACCATCCTACCAACTTCCCAGAACACAGAGAGACCAGGAATATgtgtgtggtagtggtggtgagaACTGAATTTGAATGCTCAAgtgccggaaaaaaaaaaaaaaaacaaaacacctcactGCAGGTAGAATGTTATGGCTTCCCTGGATCCGCATTGGGAAGCCCTTCTTGTATGCAGAATTTCTGCAGTGGATCAGTCTGCAAATACCCAAGCCATGGCCACTTCTCCGAGAATATCTATTAAGCTGTAACTGTCCTTCATAAAAAACTACATAGGTGCTAGTCTCAATAAGGCATCTGACATCATTCgagaatcatttttttaaaataaaaatagataaagatAAATCTCTATTATTCCCCCAGCATCCTAATACTGCTGACTGATAGCTGTTGTTGCATACTTTTCTGCCTGGCTTGtgcttcccagcactgaggcCTGCACCTGCTTCTCAGGGCATTTCCCTTTCAgtgtgtttgttggtttggtttggtttttttgtttgtttgttattgttgttatttatttaaggtCACTTTTGATTgacagttcctttttttttttctgagacagggtttctctctgtgtagttttggagcctgtcctggatcttgctctgtagaccaggctggcctcgaacccacagggatctgcctggctctgcctcccgagtgctgggatcaccgGCCAACAGCTCCTATTCCTGACAGCATGTATTGTCCTGTCCACAGGATCGTAGGAAGGACCCAGAACAAAGTAACACTTACGAATGGCAACCACCACACAGTACTTTTTCGATTCAGGACACGTCTGTGGATTCGTGCAGTTAAGGCTGTTCTCTTGCTCACAGACGTGACAGTTGATAGAGGCTGAAGAAAGGGattgggaaagagagaaaatgggacCATTGTTCCTCCCGCAGCACCAAAGCTGTCATCCTATTCCAAGTGGCTGCCAAGTCCAGTGAGCCCCCAACTCTCCCCATGCCCACAGTCTGTGCATGCCACCTCAATTCTCAGCCTCTGTCTGGAGGCTCCCTCACCCGTCCACTGGGTATTTCATTTGGTCCCTCCCATCTGGGCGCACTGCATGAACCCACATCCTCAAAGAGACACTCTAGTGTCCAGAGATGCCAAAGGACATCCATGTCCACACCGCCCTCTCGCGTTACTTCCAGCCCCAGAGTTCCACAGCTACCCTTTGTCCTGGCCCACCCTCCTTTGTCCCATCTAGGATGGGACCTACAAACTCGCCTGGGCCAGGATTAGGGCAGCTCCCGTTTGGGGAAGACAAGAGAGGCACCTTCTCCCACTAATTCCCTATCCCCAGACAGTGCTGAAGCTCTGAGGTCAGGGTGGCCTTGGTTTtctagggctttttttttttttttttggttggttttttcgagacagggtttctctgtgtagctttgcgcctttcctggagctcacttggtagcccaggctggcctcgaactcacagagatccgcctggctctgcctcccgagtgctgggattaaaggtgtgcgccaccaccgcccggctttatatatatatatatatatatatatatatatatatatatatatatatatatatatatatatatatatatatgaaggaagGGTGATGGGAGATGCAGACCAGGAGCCCCGGGGAATGAGTAACCCATGCTTGCCCCTAGGGGAAGCGCAAAATCAGAAGCACTGTCCCTACTCccaagcctccccctcccccctcccgcccccgcccccgcccgcgcccccctcaccccccccctccACTGCCCCACCATACGGTAGCCTTCATGACCTCGGGGTTCACCTTCCCGGACTTCAGTTTACCCTACCACAATGGACTCTCTCTCTGGAGTCACTAACTTCCATCATCTTCGAGGGCGCGGGGTGGCGGCACTTACTTTGGTTGGTCAGCGGTAAGCCTATGGCGGTGAGCAGGACCAGGAGGACCACCATCTCCAGAGGGCGCCTGGTCCTGCCAAGGAGAGGAATGAGTGGCTAGCT is from Peromyscus maniculatus bairdii isolate BWxNUB_F1_BW_parent chromosome 20, HU_Pman_BW_mat_3.1, whole genome shotgun sequence and encodes:
- the Ly6k gene encoding lymphocyte antigen 6K; translation: MPGLMDTRKHGQLRKTRRPLEMVVLLVLLTAIGLPLTNQTSINCHVCEQENSLNCTNPQTCPESKKYCVVVAIRLFERFYISSKQCTRNCPVTPYFPSSPEGSSNPAPPQPKNFVVQKPLPFLYSRCCKWDLCNQYGPHLLYYKEQPGKASERRHRYTELFLPGFMVLIATGLTALSLQ